From the genome of Acipenser ruthenus chromosome 14, fAciRut3.2 maternal haplotype, whole genome shotgun sequence, one region includes:
- the LOC117419642 gene encoding synaptotagmin-10-like isoform X3, with protein MSIQTEDSISLCKKALQIVSDLCLGGQVESEKCLGIFPVERSKPGKGSSELCLGGQVEWEKCLGIFPVERSKPDISVSLLAVVVSFCGLALLVVSLFVFWKLCWPCWRSKALTSHANNVPQNTPSPPAEVVETDAKKEIKENGKSSVKLMEAAMKISQTSPDIPAEVQTALKQHLMRQTRMQRQITEPTSSSRHNSFRRHLPRQMQVSSVDFSMDSFQRRETTISIGRIKPELYKQKSVDSEDNPNENIETCGKLNFTLQYDYENEMLVVKIIKALELPAKDFTGTSDPYVKIYLLPDRKKKFQTRVHRKTLDPIFDETFQFPVVYDQLSNRKLHFSVYDFDRFSSHNMIGEVVVDNLFEVSDLSRETAVWKDIHCATAESVDLGEIMYSLCYLPTAGRMTLTVIKCRNLKAMDITGSSDPYVKVSLLCDGRRLKKRKTTTKKSTLNPVYNEAIIFDIPPENVEQVSVAIMVMDYDRVGHNEVIGVCRAGPEATGLGRDHWNEMLAYPRKPITHWHALVEWPGQATSFDSQGSCASPKPPLTP; from the exons ATGAGTATCCAAACAGAGGACAGTATCAGCCTATGTAAGAAGGCTCTGCAGATCGTGTCAGACCTTTGCCTTGGAGGGCAAGTAGAGTCGGAGAAATGTTTAGGCATCTTTCCAGTGGAGAGGAGCAAACCAGGTAAAGGTAGCTCAG AGCTTTGCCTGGGAGGGCAAGTAGAGTGGGAGAAATGTTTAGGCATCTTTCCCGTGGAGAGGAGCAAACCAG ACATCTCAGTCAGTCTCCTTGCTGTAGTCGTCAGTTTCTGTGGGCTTGCCCTGTTGGTAGTCTCTCTCTTTGTCTTTTGGAAGCTTTGTTGGCCATGCTGGAGGAGCAAGGCTCTCACATCTCATGCCAATAACGTCCCCCAGAATACCCCCAGCCCGCCTGCAGAGGTGGTGGAAACTGATGCAAAAAAGGAGATAAAGGAAAACGGGAAGAGTTCTGTGAAGCTTATGGAGGCTGCTATGAAGATTagccagacttctccagacatcCCAGCCGAGGTGCAGACAGCTCTGAAGCAGCACCTCATGAGGCAAACCAGAATGCAGAGGCAGATCACAGAGCCCACCTCATCATCCAG gcATAATTCGTTTAGGAGGCATTTGCCTCGACAAATGCAGGTGTCGAGTGTGGATTTTAGCATGGACAGCTTTCAGAGGAGAGAGACAACCATCAGCATTGGGCGCATAAAGCCAGAACTTTATAAACAGAAGTCTGTCGATTCTGAGGACAACCCAAATGAGAACATTGAAACCTGCGGAAAACTGAACTTCACGCTTCAGTATGACTATGAGAACGAGATGCTTGTAGTTAAAATTATCAAAGCATTAGAGCTGCCTGCCAAGGACTTTACAGGGACCTCCGACCCCTATGTGAAGATCTATCTGCTTCCAGACAGAAAAAAGAAGTTTCAGACACGAGTGCACAGGAAGACTCTTGATCCCATCTTTGATGAGACCTTTCAGTTTCCTGTGGTGTATGATCAGTTAAGCAACAGGAAGCTTCACTTCAGTGTGTATGACTTTGACAGGTTCTCCAGTCACAATATGATTGGAGAAGTTGTTGTGGACAATCTGTTTGAGGTGTCTGATCTCTCCAGGGAAACGGCTGTTTGGAAGGACATTCATTGTGCCACCGCA GAAAGCGTTGATTTGGGGGAAATCATGTATTCTTTGTGCTACCTACCGACTGCTGGGAGAATGACACTGACTGTCATTAAATGCAGAAATCTCAAGGCAATGGACATTACAGGCTCCTCAG ATCCTTATGTTAAAGTGTCCCTTTTGTGTGATGGCCGAAGGTTAAAAAAACGGAAAACAACCACCAAGAAGAGCACACTGAACCCAGTTTACAATGAGGCAATCATCTTCGACATCCCCCCGGAGAATGTGGAGCAGGTCAGCGTAGCCATCATGGTGATGGACTATGATCG CGTTGGCCACAATGAGGTGATTGGGGTGTGCAGAGCTGGGCCTGAAGCCACAGGTCTTGGGCGTGATCACTGGAATGAAATGCTGGCTTATCCTCGCAAGCCAATAACCCACTGGCATGCACTGGTAGAG TGGCCTGGACAAGCAACTAGTTTCGACAGTCAGGGGTCCTGTGCGTCACCAAAACCACCCCTGACACCATAA
- the LOC117419642 gene encoding synaptotagmin-10-like isoform X1, with product MSIQTEDSISLCKKALQIVSDLCLGGQVESEKCLGIFPVERSKPGKGSSELCLGGQVEWEKCLGIFPVERSKPGKGSSDISVSLLAVVVSFCGLALLVVSLFVFWKLCWPCWRSKALTSHANNVPQNTPSPPAEVVETDAKKEIKENGKSSVKLMEAAMKISQTSPDIPAEVQTALKQHLMRQTRMQRQITEPTSSSRHNSFRRHLPRQMQVSSVDFSMDSFQRRETTISIGRIKPELYKQKSVDSEDNPNENIETCGKLNFTLQYDYENEMLVVKIIKALELPAKDFTGTSDPYVKIYLLPDRKKKFQTRVHRKTLDPIFDETFQFPVVYDQLSNRKLHFSVYDFDRFSSHNMIGEVVVDNLFEVSDLSRETAVWKDIHCATAESVDLGEIMYSLCYLPTAGRMTLTVIKCRNLKAMDITGSSDPYVKVSLLCDGRRLKKRKTTTKKSTLNPVYNEAIIFDIPPENVEQVSVAIMVMDYDRVGHNEVIGVCRAGPEATGLGRDHWNEMLAYPRKPITHWHALVEWPGQATSFDSQGSCASPKPPLTP from the exons ATGAGTATCCAAACAGAGGACAGTATCAGCCTATGTAAGAAGGCTCTGCAGATCGTGTCAGACCTTTGCCTTGGAGGGCAAGTAGAGTCGGAGAAATGTTTAGGCATCTTTCCAGTGGAGAGGAGCAAACCAGGTAAAGGTAGCTCAG AGCTTTGCCTGGGAGGGCAAGTAGAGTGGGAGAAATGTTTAGGCATCTTTCCCGTGGAGAGGAGCAAACCAGGTAAAGGTAGCTCAG ACATCTCAGTCAGTCTCCTTGCTGTAGTCGTCAGTTTCTGTGGGCTTGCCCTGTTGGTAGTCTCTCTCTTTGTCTTTTGGAAGCTTTGTTGGCCATGCTGGAGGAGCAAGGCTCTCACATCTCATGCCAATAACGTCCCCCAGAATACCCCCAGCCCGCCTGCAGAGGTGGTGGAAACTGATGCAAAAAAGGAGATAAAGGAAAACGGGAAGAGTTCTGTGAAGCTTATGGAGGCTGCTATGAAGATTagccagacttctccagacatcCCAGCCGAGGTGCAGACAGCTCTGAAGCAGCACCTCATGAGGCAAACCAGAATGCAGAGGCAGATCACAGAGCCCACCTCATCATCCAG gcATAATTCGTTTAGGAGGCATTTGCCTCGACAAATGCAGGTGTCGAGTGTGGATTTTAGCATGGACAGCTTTCAGAGGAGAGAGACAACCATCAGCATTGGGCGCATAAAGCCAGAACTTTATAAACAGAAGTCTGTCGATTCTGAGGACAACCCAAATGAGAACATTGAAACCTGCGGAAAACTGAACTTCACGCTTCAGTATGACTATGAGAACGAGATGCTTGTAGTTAAAATTATCAAAGCATTAGAGCTGCCTGCCAAGGACTTTACAGGGACCTCCGACCCCTATGTGAAGATCTATCTGCTTCCAGACAGAAAAAAGAAGTTTCAGACACGAGTGCACAGGAAGACTCTTGATCCCATCTTTGATGAGACCTTTCAGTTTCCTGTGGTGTATGATCAGTTAAGCAACAGGAAGCTTCACTTCAGTGTGTATGACTTTGACAGGTTCTCCAGTCACAATATGATTGGAGAAGTTGTTGTGGACAATCTGTTTGAGGTGTCTGATCTCTCCAGGGAAACGGCTGTTTGGAAGGACATTCATTGTGCCACCGCA GAAAGCGTTGATTTGGGGGAAATCATGTATTCTTTGTGCTACCTACCGACTGCTGGGAGAATGACACTGACTGTCATTAAATGCAGAAATCTCAAGGCAATGGACATTACAGGCTCCTCAG ATCCTTATGTTAAAGTGTCCCTTTTGTGTGATGGCCGAAGGTTAAAAAAACGGAAAACAACCACCAAGAAGAGCACACTGAACCCAGTTTACAATGAGGCAATCATCTTCGACATCCCCCCGGAGAATGTGGAGCAGGTCAGCGTAGCCATCATGGTGATGGACTATGATCG CGTTGGCCACAATGAGGTGATTGGGGTGTGCAGAGCTGGGCCTGAAGCCACAGGTCTTGGGCGTGATCACTGGAATGAAATGCTGGCTTATCCTCGCAAGCCAATAACCCACTGGCATGCACTGGTAGAG TGGCCTGGACAAGCAACTAGTTTCGACAGTCAGGGGTCCTGTGCGTCACCAAAACCACCCCTGACACCATAA
- the LOC117419642 gene encoding synaptotagmin-10-like isoform X2, whose amino-acid sequence MSIQTEDSISLCKKALQIVSDLCLGGQVESEKCLGIFPVERSKPELCLGGQVEWEKCLGIFPVERSKPGKGSSDISVSLLAVVVSFCGLALLVVSLFVFWKLCWPCWRSKALTSHANNVPQNTPSPPAEVVETDAKKEIKENGKSSVKLMEAAMKISQTSPDIPAEVQTALKQHLMRQTRMQRQITEPTSSSRHNSFRRHLPRQMQVSSVDFSMDSFQRRETTISIGRIKPELYKQKSVDSEDNPNENIETCGKLNFTLQYDYENEMLVVKIIKALELPAKDFTGTSDPYVKIYLLPDRKKKFQTRVHRKTLDPIFDETFQFPVVYDQLSNRKLHFSVYDFDRFSSHNMIGEVVVDNLFEVSDLSRETAVWKDIHCATAESVDLGEIMYSLCYLPTAGRMTLTVIKCRNLKAMDITGSSDPYVKVSLLCDGRRLKKRKTTTKKSTLNPVYNEAIIFDIPPENVEQVSVAIMVMDYDRVGHNEVIGVCRAGPEATGLGRDHWNEMLAYPRKPITHWHALVEWPGQATSFDSQGSCASPKPPLTP is encoded by the exons ATGAGTATCCAAACAGAGGACAGTATCAGCCTATGTAAGAAGGCTCTGCAGATCGTGTCAGACCTTTGCCTTGGAGGGCAAGTAGAGTCGGAGAAATGTTTAGGCATCTTTCCAGTGGAGAGGAGCAAACCAG AGCTTTGCCTGGGAGGGCAAGTAGAGTGGGAGAAATGTTTAGGCATCTTTCCCGTGGAGAGGAGCAAACCAGGTAAAGGTAGCTCAG ACATCTCAGTCAGTCTCCTTGCTGTAGTCGTCAGTTTCTGTGGGCTTGCCCTGTTGGTAGTCTCTCTCTTTGTCTTTTGGAAGCTTTGTTGGCCATGCTGGAGGAGCAAGGCTCTCACATCTCATGCCAATAACGTCCCCCAGAATACCCCCAGCCCGCCTGCAGAGGTGGTGGAAACTGATGCAAAAAAGGAGATAAAGGAAAACGGGAAGAGTTCTGTGAAGCTTATGGAGGCTGCTATGAAGATTagccagacttctccagacatcCCAGCCGAGGTGCAGACAGCTCTGAAGCAGCACCTCATGAGGCAAACCAGAATGCAGAGGCAGATCACAGAGCCCACCTCATCATCCAG gcATAATTCGTTTAGGAGGCATTTGCCTCGACAAATGCAGGTGTCGAGTGTGGATTTTAGCATGGACAGCTTTCAGAGGAGAGAGACAACCATCAGCATTGGGCGCATAAAGCCAGAACTTTATAAACAGAAGTCTGTCGATTCTGAGGACAACCCAAATGAGAACATTGAAACCTGCGGAAAACTGAACTTCACGCTTCAGTATGACTATGAGAACGAGATGCTTGTAGTTAAAATTATCAAAGCATTAGAGCTGCCTGCCAAGGACTTTACAGGGACCTCCGACCCCTATGTGAAGATCTATCTGCTTCCAGACAGAAAAAAGAAGTTTCAGACACGAGTGCACAGGAAGACTCTTGATCCCATCTTTGATGAGACCTTTCAGTTTCCTGTGGTGTATGATCAGTTAAGCAACAGGAAGCTTCACTTCAGTGTGTATGACTTTGACAGGTTCTCCAGTCACAATATGATTGGAGAAGTTGTTGTGGACAATCTGTTTGAGGTGTCTGATCTCTCCAGGGAAACGGCTGTTTGGAAGGACATTCATTGTGCCACCGCA GAAAGCGTTGATTTGGGGGAAATCATGTATTCTTTGTGCTACCTACCGACTGCTGGGAGAATGACACTGACTGTCATTAAATGCAGAAATCTCAAGGCAATGGACATTACAGGCTCCTCAG ATCCTTATGTTAAAGTGTCCCTTTTGTGTGATGGCCGAAGGTTAAAAAAACGGAAAACAACCACCAAGAAGAGCACACTGAACCCAGTTTACAATGAGGCAATCATCTTCGACATCCCCCCGGAGAATGTGGAGCAGGTCAGCGTAGCCATCATGGTGATGGACTATGATCG CGTTGGCCACAATGAGGTGATTGGGGTGTGCAGAGCTGGGCCTGAAGCCACAGGTCTTGGGCGTGATCACTGGAATGAAATGCTGGCTTATCCTCGCAAGCCAATAACCCACTGGCATGCACTGGTAGAG TGGCCTGGACAAGCAACTAGTTTCGACAGTCAGGGGTCCTGTGCGTCACCAAAACCACCCCTGACACCATAA
- the LOC117419642 gene encoding synaptotagmin-10-like isoform X4: MSIQTEDSISLCKKALQIVSDLCLGGQVESEKCLGIFPVERSKPDISVSLLAVVVSFCGLALLVVSLFVFWKLCWPCWRSKALTSHANNVPQNTPSPPAEVVETDAKKEIKENGKSSVKLMEAAMKISQTSPDIPAEVQTALKQHLMRQTRMQRQITEPTSSSRHNSFRRHLPRQMQVSSVDFSMDSFQRRETTISIGRIKPELYKQKSVDSEDNPNENIETCGKLNFTLQYDYENEMLVVKIIKALELPAKDFTGTSDPYVKIYLLPDRKKKFQTRVHRKTLDPIFDETFQFPVVYDQLSNRKLHFSVYDFDRFSSHNMIGEVVVDNLFEVSDLSRETAVWKDIHCATAESVDLGEIMYSLCYLPTAGRMTLTVIKCRNLKAMDITGSSDPYVKVSLLCDGRRLKKRKTTTKKSTLNPVYNEAIIFDIPPENVEQVSVAIMVMDYDRVGHNEVIGVCRAGPEATGLGRDHWNEMLAYPRKPITHWHALVEWPGQATSFDSQGSCASPKPPLTP, encoded by the exons ATGAGTATCCAAACAGAGGACAGTATCAGCCTATGTAAGAAGGCTCTGCAGATCGTGTCAGACCTTTGCCTTGGAGGGCAAGTAGAGTCGGAGAAATGTTTAGGCATCTTTCCAGTGGAGAGGAGCAAACCAG ACATCTCAGTCAGTCTCCTTGCTGTAGTCGTCAGTTTCTGTGGGCTTGCCCTGTTGGTAGTCTCTCTCTTTGTCTTTTGGAAGCTTTGTTGGCCATGCTGGAGGAGCAAGGCTCTCACATCTCATGCCAATAACGTCCCCCAGAATACCCCCAGCCCGCCTGCAGAGGTGGTGGAAACTGATGCAAAAAAGGAGATAAAGGAAAACGGGAAGAGTTCTGTGAAGCTTATGGAGGCTGCTATGAAGATTagccagacttctccagacatcCCAGCCGAGGTGCAGACAGCTCTGAAGCAGCACCTCATGAGGCAAACCAGAATGCAGAGGCAGATCACAGAGCCCACCTCATCATCCAG gcATAATTCGTTTAGGAGGCATTTGCCTCGACAAATGCAGGTGTCGAGTGTGGATTTTAGCATGGACAGCTTTCAGAGGAGAGAGACAACCATCAGCATTGGGCGCATAAAGCCAGAACTTTATAAACAGAAGTCTGTCGATTCTGAGGACAACCCAAATGAGAACATTGAAACCTGCGGAAAACTGAACTTCACGCTTCAGTATGACTATGAGAACGAGATGCTTGTAGTTAAAATTATCAAAGCATTAGAGCTGCCTGCCAAGGACTTTACAGGGACCTCCGACCCCTATGTGAAGATCTATCTGCTTCCAGACAGAAAAAAGAAGTTTCAGACACGAGTGCACAGGAAGACTCTTGATCCCATCTTTGATGAGACCTTTCAGTTTCCTGTGGTGTATGATCAGTTAAGCAACAGGAAGCTTCACTTCAGTGTGTATGACTTTGACAGGTTCTCCAGTCACAATATGATTGGAGAAGTTGTTGTGGACAATCTGTTTGAGGTGTCTGATCTCTCCAGGGAAACGGCTGTTTGGAAGGACATTCATTGTGCCACCGCA GAAAGCGTTGATTTGGGGGAAATCATGTATTCTTTGTGCTACCTACCGACTGCTGGGAGAATGACACTGACTGTCATTAAATGCAGAAATCTCAAGGCAATGGACATTACAGGCTCCTCAG ATCCTTATGTTAAAGTGTCCCTTTTGTGTGATGGCCGAAGGTTAAAAAAACGGAAAACAACCACCAAGAAGAGCACACTGAACCCAGTTTACAATGAGGCAATCATCTTCGACATCCCCCCGGAGAATGTGGAGCAGGTCAGCGTAGCCATCATGGTGATGGACTATGATCG CGTTGGCCACAATGAGGTGATTGGGGTGTGCAGAGCTGGGCCTGAAGCCACAGGTCTTGGGCGTGATCACTGGAATGAAATGCTGGCTTATCCTCGCAAGCCAATAACCCACTGGCATGCACTGGTAGAG TGGCCTGGACAAGCAACTAGTTTCGACAGTCAGGGGTCCTGTGCGTCACCAAAACCACCCCTGACACCATAA